In Achromobacter spanius, the following proteins share a genomic window:
- a CDS encoding BcpO-related WXXGXW repeat protein yields the protein MTPSIRISLFRPAVAAVALLTLCAGAMAQTYAPPPAPAAPAYDGGDPASANLALVDRSPEPPPPLPVYVQPPAPADGYMWVPGYWSRNQYGFFWVPGAWVLAPYAGALWTPGYWGFTNGLYVWNAGYWGPHVGFYGGINYGFGYVGLGYVGGYWKRDRFYYNRSVTNVNVTRVTNVYNHTVVVNNIDNRRVSYHGGPNGIRRAADPRELAARKDRHAPPTDMQRRYVRDAGSNRAQFYDHNKGRPPQAFVDHRDDGRPSQGPRPGGDNKRPDADRGNNPGRGDQARGPGPSQGRDVSQRDQPQRDQQRGPQQRDQQQREQPRGPQQRDPQRDQQAASQQTRQQQQRDQQARQQQQQDRQQQARQQQEREQRQQQGREQQQQARQQQAREHQAREQQARQQQAREQPRQQAQARPQQAREQPQQRQQGGGEGRGDGRGGGPNRD from the coding sequence ATGACGCCCTCTATCCGGATCTCCCTGTTTCGGCCCGCCGTGGCCGCCGTTGCGCTGCTGACGCTATGCGCCGGCGCGATGGCGCAAACCTACGCGCCGCCCCCCGCGCCCGCGGCGCCCGCCTATGACGGCGGCGACCCCGCCAGCGCCAATCTTGCCTTGGTGGACCGCAGCCCCGAACCACCTCCGCCCCTGCCCGTCTACGTGCAGCCGCCCGCGCCGGCCGATGGCTATATGTGGGTGCCCGGCTACTGGAGCCGCAATCAGTACGGCTTTTTCTGGGTGCCCGGCGCCTGGGTGCTCGCCCCCTACGCCGGCGCGCTCTGGACGCCCGGTTACTGGGGCTTCACCAATGGCCTGTATGTGTGGAACGCCGGCTATTGGGGCCCCCACGTCGGCTTTTATGGCGGCATCAACTACGGCTTCGGCTATGTGGGGCTGGGGTACGTGGGCGGCTACTGGAAGCGCGACCGCTTCTACTACAACCGCTCGGTGACCAACGTGAACGTCACCCGCGTCACCAACGTGTACAACCACACCGTGGTCGTCAACAACATCGATAACCGACGTGTCAGCTATCACGGCGGCCCCAACGGCATCCGACGCGCGGCAGACCCGCGCGAACTGGCCGCGCGCAAGGACCGCCACGCGCCGCCCACCGACATGCAACGCCGCTACGTACGCGATGCCGGCAGCAACCGCGCGCAGTTCTACGACCACAACAAGGGCCGCCCGCCGCAAGCGTTCGTGGACCATCGCGACGATGGGCGTCCTTCGCAAGGGCCACGCCCCGGTGGCGACAACAAGCGCCCCGATGCCGATCGCGGCAACAACCCGGGTCGCGGCGATCAAGCCCGAGGCCCGGGGCCGTCGCAAGGACGCGACGTGTCGCAGCGGGATCAACCGCAGCGGGATCAACAGCGTGGCCCGCAGCAGCGTGATCAACAGCAACGTGAGCAACCGCGTGGTCCGCAGCAGCGTGACCCGCAGCGCGATCAACAGGCTGCGTCGCAGCAAACGCGCCAACAACAGCAGCGCGATCAGCAGGCTCGTCAGCAGCAGCAACAAGATCGACAGCAGCAAGCACGCCAACAGCAGGAGCGCGAGCAACGCCAGCAGCAAGGCCGCGAACAGCAACAGCAGGCACGCCAGCAACAGGCACGGGAACACCAAGCCCGGGAGCAGCAGGCGCGTCAGCAACAAGCGCGCGAACAGCCCCGACAGCAGGCGCAAGCGCGTCCGCAGCAAGCACGTGAACAACCCCAGCAGCGCCAGCAAGGCGGCGGCGAAGGCAGGGGCGACGGCCGAGGCGGCGGCCCGAACCGGGACTGA
- a CDS encoding LysR family transcriptional regulator → MFNRRELLLMRAMYRHDTVTAAAASVNMTQPAASALLRDMETRLGFALFSRENRRLHLTSQGRALIPEVLNALAGIEAVDRLAVDIRQGALARLDVGAVAIAASSLLPPALAGMRQAHPTVAVTVRAGTALEIIEMAVDHRIDLGIIIGAPSDIDRVSSLRLAPLSLHAVMAQDHPWARQSALTLEQVADAGPIVLAPALPAGRATRQALEARGLPYRPIIEVAQSSAACALAAQGLGVAIVESLGAQYAERQGLVARHLLSLEDPVLAVVWSRDRAMSAPAQLLRDGLAKQARTRLTRTKGAADFPI, encoded by the coding sequence ATGTTCAATCGGCGAGAACTCCTGCTGATGCGCGCCATGTACCGGCACGACACCGTCACCGCCGCCGCCGCTTCCGTCAACATGACGCAGCCCGCCGCCAGCGCACTACTGCGCGACATGGAAACCCGCCTGGGCTTCGCGCTGTTCAGCCGCGAGAACCGCCGGCTGCACCTCACCAGCCAGGGCCGCGCGCTGATACCCGAAGTGCTCAACGCATTGGCCGGCATCGAAGCTGTCGACCGGCTGGCCGTCGACATCCGGCAAGGGGCGTTGGCGCGCTTGGACGTGGGCGCGGTTGCGATAGCGGCCTCCAGCCTGCTGCCCCCCGCCCTGGCCGGCATGCGACAGGCACACCCGACCGTGGCCGTAACGGTACGCGCCGGCACCGCGCTGGAAATCATCGAAATGGCGGTCGACCATCGCATCGATCTGGGCATCATCATCGGCGCACCGTCCGACATCGACCGCGTCAGCAGCCTGCGGCTGGCGCCGTTGAGCCTGCACGCGGTCATGGCACAAGATCATCCCTGGGCGCGGCAGTCGGCGCTGACGCTTGAACAGGTGGCCGACGCCGGCCCGATCGTGCTGGCCCCCGCCCTGCCCGCCGGCCGCGCAACGCGCCAGGCGCTCGAGGCGCGCGGGCTGCCGTATCGGCCAATCATCGAAGTGGCGCAGTCATCGGCTGCCTGCGCGCTGGCGGCGCAAGGCTTGGGCGTGGCCATCGTGGAAAGTCTTGGCGCGCAGTATGCGGAGCGCCAGGGATTGGTGGCGCGGCATTTGCTATCGCTGGAAGATCCGGTCCTTGCGGTGGTGTGGTCGCGGGACCGCGCCATGAGCGCGCCCGCGCAGTTGTTGCGGGACGGGTTGGCAAAGCAAGCACGCACGCGGTTGACGCGGACGAAGGGTGCAGCGGATTTTCCTATCTGA
- a CDS encoding GGDEF domain-containing protein — MMGTTTDISAVRAMSERLKRTADLVVNLTDAVPGLVFQCRAVPEGGSWFSYVSAGIWDMFELTAEDTRASTIAIEQRIHPEDLPAYRASLHAAAAALTPWHLEFRVCLPLQGVRWRQGDASPRRDADNGVVWHGFVTDITDRKRAELELRELAATDALTTLPNRRHFMSRIAAELTRIKGLGGLGSAVLMCDLDHFKHINDTWGHAIGDGVLQHFANMLRAQLRDTDLVGRIGGEEFAVVLPDTDIESAHLFARNVQRQIADTPYLLGERHIPLTVSIGISALHTKDDDAELALSRSDRALYYAKQRGRNRIESVPFR, encoded by the coding sequence ATGATGGGCACGACCACCGACATCAGCGCGGTGCGCGCCATGTCTGAAAGGCTCAAGCGCACGGCGGACCTGGTCGTCAACCTGACCGACGCCGTGCCTGGCCTGGTCTTCCAGTGTCGGGCCGTGCCCGAGGGCGGCTCGTGGTTCTCGTATGTCAGCGCGGGCATCTGGGACATGTTCGAGCTCACCGCCGAAGACACGCGCGCCAGCACTATCGCTATCGAACAGCGCATCCACCCCGAGGATCTGCCGGCCTATCGCGCGTCGCTGCATGCGGCGGCCGCCGCGCTGACGCCGTGGCATTTGGAATTCCGCGTCTGCCTCCCGCTACAGGGTGTGCGGTGGCGGCAGGGAGACGCCAGCCCGCGCCGCGACGCTGACAATGGCGTGGTGTGGCACGGGTTCGTCACCGACATCACCGACCGCAAGCGCGCTGAACTCGAATTGCGCGAGCTTGCCGCCACGGACGCGCTGACGACCTTGCCCAACCGCCGCCACTTCATGTCGCGCATCGCCGCGGAGCTCACGCGGATCAAGGGCCTGGGCGGCCTGGGTTCCGCGGTGCTGATGTGCGACTTGGACCACTTCAAGCATATCAACGACACCTGGGGCCACGCCATCGGCGATGGTGTGCTTCAGCATTTTGCGAACATGTTGCGCGCCCAGTTGCGCGACACCGACCTGGTGGGGCGCATCGGCGGCGAGGAGTTCGCCGTCGTGCTGCCCGATACCGACATCGAAAGCGCGCACCTGTTCGCCCGAAACGTGCAGCGCCAGATCGCTGATACGCCGTACTTGTTGGGTGAGCGGCACATACCGCTGACGGTCAGCATCGGCATTTCCGCGCTGCATACCAAGGACGACGACGCCGAGCTGGCGCTTAGCCGCAGTGACCGCGCGCTCTATTACGCCAAGCAACGGGGGCGCAATCGGATCGAATCGGTGCCGTTCAGATAG
- a CDS encoding sigma-70 family RNA polymerase sigma factor, with amino-acid sequence MDSPANQNVHRLYAEHHDWLLGWLIRRVNNRADAADLTQDTFCRVLTSATATPITEPRAYLLTLARRLTIDLWRARDVEARYLEALAHEQEPVAVSPETLLMLKQAVMEIDALLDGLPVPVKHAFLLNRLDGMTHPAIAQTMGVSLATVERHVKRAFLHCLAARRVVDSR; translated from the coding sequence ATGGATTCCCCCGCGAACCAGAACGTCCACCGGCTTTACGCGGAACACCATGATTGGTTGCTGGGCTGGCTGATCCGGCGCGTGAACAATCGCGCCGACGCCGCCGACCTGACGCAGGACACCTTCTGCCGCGTACTGACGTCGGCCACCGCCACTCCCATCACCGAACCCCGTGCCTACCTGCTGACGTTGGCGCGCCGGCTGACCATCGACCTGTGGCGGGCACGCGACGTCGAAGCGCGCTACCTGGAAGCGCTGGCGCACGAGCAGGAACCGGTGGCCGTGTCGCCCGAAACGCTGCTCATGCTCAAGCAAGCCGTCATGGAAATCGACGCCTTGCTCGACGGCCTGCCCGTGCCGGTGAAGCATGCGTTCCTGCTGAACCGCCTTGACGGCATGACCCATCCCGCCATCGCGCAAACGATGGGCGTGTCGCTGGCCACGGTCGAGCGGCATGTGAAGCGAGCATTCCTGCATTGCCTTGCCGCGCGGCGGGTGGTGGATTCCCGATGA
- a CDS encoding mandelate racemase/muconate lactonizing enzyme family protein: MPANTIVSVTCVPLRLPFHHWSPSPLFAGRPRDKLDSALVRVQTEDGVVAWGESYCVEPRALVAIFETLIAPLACGRDADDDTLLPGMQRTLHNLGRSGPVVHALAGLDIALWDLRAKRAGVPLYQLLGGKRRDRVRVYASLLQYYGNAERLDAVTTRALNEGYTEIKLHERTADALAAVRRSTGAGVPIMVDTNCAWLPGEAEAAIAAMRPHDPFWIEEPLWPPEDDRALARLKRACGVPLAVGENASSVADLERVVDNEAAQYVQPSVIKLGLSGAWRIAQKCAGTNVVCAPQVAFFGPGYLASLHLIAAQQAEVSLERLYVELAHVPYGRSVPIADGWVTVPDGPGLGADPEAELAEGRFSA, from the coding sequence ATGCCCGCCAACACCATCGTTTCCGTCACTTGCGTCCCCTTGCGCCTGCCGTTTCATCATTGGAGCCCGTCGCCGCTGTTCGCCGGCCGTCCGCGCGACAAGCTGGACAGCGCGCTGGTGCGCGTGCAGACGGAAGACGGCGTGGTGGCCTGGGGTGAGTCGTACTGTGTGGAGCCGCGCGCCTTGGTCGCGATTTTTGAGACCCTGATCGCGCCGCTGGCCTGCGGGCGTGACGCGGATGACGACACCTTGCTGCCGGGCATGCAGCGCACGCTGCACAACCTGGGGCGGTCCGGCCCGGTCGTGCATGCGCTGGCCGGCCTGGACATCGCGCTGTGGGACCTGCGCGCCAAACGCGCCGGCGTGCCCTTATATCAATTACTGGGCGGCAAGCGCCGCGATCGCGTGCGCGTCTATGCGTCGCTGCTTCAGTACTACGGCAACGCCGAACGCCTGGACGCGGTGACGACGCGCGCCTTGAATGAGGGCTATACCGAGATCAAGCTGCACGAGCGCACCGCCGATGCGCTGGCCGCCGTGCGCCGCAGCACGGGGGCGGGCGTGCCCATCATGGTGGACACGAACTGCGCCTGGCTGCCGGGCGAGGCCGAGGCCGCCATTGCCGCCATGCGTCCGCATGATCCGTTCTGGATCGAAGAGCCGCTGTGGCCGCCGGAGGACGACCGCGCGCTGGCTCGCTTGAAGCGCGCCTGCGGCGTCCCGCTGGCCGTGGGCGAGAACGCCAGCAGCGTCGCTGACCTGGAGCGGGTGGTGGACAACGAAGCCGCGCAGTACGTGCAGCCCAGCGTCATCAAGCTGGGCCTGAGCGGCGCGTGGCGCATCGCGCAGAAGTGCGCGGGAACGAACGTTGTCTGCGCGCCGCAGGTGGCATTTTTTGGACCCGGGTATCTGGCCAGCCTGCACCTGATCGCGGCGCAGCAGGCCGAGGTGTCGCTGGAACGCCTATACGTGGAACTCGCGCACGTGCCGTATGGGCGCAGCGTGCCCATTGCAGACGGTTGGGTGACCGTGCCGGACGGGCCCGGGCTGGGCGCGGACCCGGAAGCGGAACTTGCCGAAGGCCGGTTCAGCGCCTGA
- a CDS encoding FecR family protein: MNTPPAGDALTERAVDWIVLLTSGHACDHDRQRFEHWLASHPDHARVWAEVDGLMRQPLSRLRAAAGDAPGPARAARATLLQTCGLDRRRVLKLAMLMGGIATGALVTDRYIPLAGLSASYATRTGKRQTYALADGSVLTLNARSAVDVHYNDAQRTVVLRQGGLYAEARAGDRPFVVRTHHGDVSAHSTRLAVSQFDDYAVASAIEHSLLVRPAHGAPMTLPQSATAAFDQDRAWGREDGARDAWRNGILNVRDARLDEVVAQVRAYQPGLIRVSQRVAALRVFGVFPLDDPDRTLLALSQTLPIRMQRFGPWLTLLDAA; the protein is encoded by the coding sequence ATGAACACACCACCCGCAGGCGACGCGCTGACAGAGCGCGCGGTCGACTGGATCGTCTTGCTGACCTCGGGGCACGCCTGTGACCACGATCGCCAGCGCTTCGAGCATTGGCTCGCCAGCCATCCCGACCACGCACGGGTGTGGGCTGAAGTGGATGGCCTGATGCGCCAGCCCCTCTCCCGGCTACGCGCGGCAGCGGGCGATGCGCCCGGCCCGGCGCGGGCCGCCCGTGCCACCTTGCTGCAAACCTGCGGCCTGGATCGGCGCCGGGTGCTGAAGCTTGCGATGCTGATGGGCGGCATCGCCACCGGCGCGCTAGTCACCGACCGCTACATTCCGCTGGCCGGCCTGTCCGCCAGTTACGCCACACGGACCGGCAAGCGCCAGACCTATGCGCTGGCCGACGGCTCGGTGCTGACGCTGAACGCGCGCTCGGCTGTCGACGTGCATTACAACGACGCGCAGCGCACCGTCGTGCTGCGCCAAGGCGGCCTGTACGCCGAGGCGCGCGCAGGCGACCGGCCCTTCGTGGTGCGTACTCACCACGGCGACGTATCCGCCCACTCGACCCGGCTGGCGGTCAGCCAGTTTGACGACTACGCCGTCGCCAGCGCCATTGAGCATTCGTTGCTTGTGCGTCCGGCGCACGGTGCTCCCATGACCCTGCCGCAGTCCGCAACGGCGGCCTTCGATCAGGACCGGGCCTGGGGGCGCGAGGATGGCGCGCGGGATGCCTGGCGCAACGGCATTCTCAATGTGCGCGACGCGCGGCTGGACGAGGTCGTGGCTCAGGTGCGGGCTTATCAGCCTGGCCTGATACGGGTCTCGCAAAGGGTCGCCGCGTTGCGGGTGTTCGGTGTTTTTCCGCTGGACGACCCGGACCGGACACTCTTGGCGCTGAGCCAAACGCTGCCGATCCGGATGCAGCGCTTTGGGCCGTGGCTGACGCTTCTGGATGCGGCATGA
- a CDS encoding Bug family tripartite tricarboxylate transporter substrate binding protein: MHPSRRAFLINGTAMAVGAAALPWSFAARAAQYPDKAVRLYIPYPPGAATDTLGRMAGQVYAEALGQPFVVENRGGGGTTIGTRALAVSAPDGYTIGMVDSTFTINPALLGDRQPYDAIKDFAPISLMATAPFVMVVHPSVKATDVASFVALAKAQPGTLSFGSAGVGSGPHLAGEQLRQQAGVDVLHVPYRGGGTVITDLLGGQVQFAFATVPTLLEHIKAGRLKALAVTSPKRVSQLPDVPTFAEAGLPGVDISPLFGLVAPAGVPEPIIARLSTTLTESVRNGALRDKLASLGFQPVGSTPAEFAQRIKDDVAKWTGVIQRGGIKAE, from the coding sequence ATGCACCCATCGCGCAGAGCATTCTTGATCAACGGCACGGCCATGGCAGTGGGCGCGGCCGCATTGCCCTGGAGCTTCGCGGCACGCGCCGCGCAGTATCCGGACAAGGCGGTGCGCTTGTACATTCCCTATCCGCCGGGCGCGGCCACCGACACGCTGGGCCGCATGGCGGGGCAGGTCTACGCCGAAGCGCTGGGCCAGCCCTTCGTGGTCGAGAACCGGGGCGGGGGCGGCACCACGATCGGCACGCGCGCCTTGGCGGTGTCGGCGCCAGACGGCTACACCATCGGCATGGTCGACTCCACGTTCACCATCAACCCCGCGCTGCTGGGCGATCGCCAGCCGTACGACGCGATCAAGGACTTTGCGCCGATCTCGCTGATGGCGACCGCGCCGTTCGTCATGGTGGTGCATCCGTCCGTCAAGGCCACCGATGTTGCCTCGTTTGTTGCGCTGGCCAAGGCGCAGCCGGGCACGCTGTCGTTCGGGTCGGCGGGGGTGGGCAGCGGTCCGCATCTGGCGGGAGAGCAACTGCGCCAGCAGGCGGGCGTGGACGTGCTGCATGTGCCGTACCGGGGCGGCGGCACCGTCATCACCGATCTGCTGGGTGGTCAGGTGCAGTTTGCTTTCGCCACGGTTCCCACGCTGCTGGAACACATCAAGGCGGGGCGCCTGAAGGCCTTGGCGGTCACCAGCCCGAAACGCGTCAGCCAGTTGCCGGACGTGCCGACGTTTGCAGAAGCGGGTCTGCCGGGCGTGGACATCTCGCCGCTGTTCGGCCTGGTGGCGCCGGCCGGCGTGCCGGAACCGATCATCGCGCGTCTATCGACAACGCTGACTGAATCCGTGCGCAACGGTGCGCTGCGCGACAAGCTGGCGAGCTTGGGCTTTCAGCCGGTGGGCAGCACACCGGCGGAATTCGCGCAGCGGATAAAGGACGATGTGGCGAAGTGGACGGGCGTGATCCAGCGCGGGGGGATCAAGGCGGAGTAG
- a CDS encoding DoxX family protein, translating into MIKSDDTGKLILRLTLGILILLHGLSKLMGGGVTGISGMLSSHGLPGFLAYGVYVGEIIAPVLLIIGVYTRLGALIIAINMVVAILLAHTGQLASLSNNGGWALELQGMFLFTALALAFMGAGRFSLAGNGGRWN; encoded by the coding sequence ATGATCAAGTCCGACGATACCGGCAAGCTGATCCTGCGCCTGACCCTTGGCATTCTGATTCTGCTTCACGGCCTGTCCAAACTGATGGGCGGCGGCGTAACGGGCATCAGCGGCATGCTGTCTTCGCATGGCCTGCCGGGCTTTCTGGCCTATGGCGTCTACGTGGGCGAAATCATCGCGCCCGTGTTGCTCATCATTGGCGTCTACACGCGCCTGGGCGCCTTGATCATCGCCATCAACATGGTGGTCGCCATTTTGCTGGCGCATACCGGCCAACTGGCCAGCCTGTCCAATAACGGCGGCTGGGCGCTGGAACTGCAAGGCATGTTCCTGTTCACCGCGCTGGCGCTGGCCTTCATGGGCGCCGGCCGTTTCAGCCTGGCCGGCAACGGCGGCCGCTGGAACTGA
- a CDS encoding TonB-dependent siderophore receptor yields the protein MKFPLTTAATLVAGALNASLLAPCAYAQNAPVGAGQRAVVAYDLPAGPLTDTLSRISLQSGQTISAGAELVAGRQAAPVRGVLSAEAAARQALAGTGLELVVTSAGVLTVRPLPAAGAVTSLEPVLVTASAVIPPSEGSGSYTTPESASATRMRLSMRETPQSVSVITRQQMDDQGIVNVAQALEQTPGITVSQDNSEGYSFYSRGFQLSNFQFDGLPSLSSDGGNVRDNYSITNSVIYDRIEVLKGATGLVNGAGYPSGVVNFIRKRPTQEFQGSLSAGAGSWDRYRSEIDLSGPLSESGKLRGRVVGAAETHGSFMDHAKGKESIGYGIIEADLSPRTTASFGVDYQQNRNDGTTNTHLPSLFSDGSQVTFSRSTNPADKWTWRNQDTTRLFADISHRLDNGWNFKLAAAHRDYKSRELISGMGSATVNVVDHSVSHGFYPGGAARFDTDSRENSIDFQASGPYTLFGRQHDLVVGYNAARTHAQSRREDGDTDLWINDAFNWNNNATEPGSYAWWLTQDMQVNQKILYAATVLHPTDRFAFILGGRLTDYSWSQDIRYANGRYVGYSTDVSRKLIPYTGVTYDLDANHTVYASYTDVFKPQAYNFDANNRQLDPLTGKSVELGAKGEYLDGRLNASVALFQLKQDNVAEPDPSGASTPTGGAAYIAVPGVTTRGIELEVSGEVLPGWQVNAGYTYSRSRDRDGQRVSTTQPEHLFKLATAYRLRGDWHRLTVGGNVHWQGNTYFTQEVDARNHRFTQDSYAVFGLMAGYDFSKDVRLTVNVNNVLDKHYYSGMGNYNSVFYGAPRNVFAQLRYKF from the coding sequence ATGAAATTTCCCCTGACTACCGCCGCGACGCTCGTCGCCGGCGCGCTGAACGCCAGCCTGCTGGCACCCTGCGCATACGCCCAGAACGCTCCCGTGGGCGCCGGGCAGCGGGCCGTCGTTGCTTACGACCTGCCTGCTGGTCCGTTGACGGACACCCTTAGCCGGATCTCGTTGCAAAGCGGCCAGACCATCTCCGCGGGCGCGGAGCTGGTGGCCGGCCGGCAAGCCGCGCCGGTGCGCGGCGTGCTGAGCGCCGAGGCGGCAGCCCGGCAGGCCCTGGCGGGAACCGGCCTGGAACTTGTCGTGACAAGCGCCGGCGTGCTGACCGTGCGCCCGCTGCCGGCCGCGGGCGCGGTGACGTCGCTTGAGCCGGTCCTGGTCACTGCCAGTGCCGTCATTCCACCCAGCGAAGGCAGCGGATCCTACACAACTCCGGAGTCCGCCTCGGCGACCCGAATGAGGCTGTCGATGCGAGAAACGCCGCAGTCAGTCAGCGTTATCACACGCCAGCAAATGGACGACCAGGGCATCGTCAACGTGGCGCAGGCGCTTGAGCAGACGCCGGGTATTACGGTCAGCCAGGACAACTCCGAGGGCTACAGTTTTTACTCGCGCGGCTTTCAGCTGTCGAATTTCCAGTTCGACGGCCTTCCCAGCCTGTCCAGCGACGGCGGCAACGTCCGCGATAACTACAGCATCACGAACTCGGTCATCTATGACCGCATCGAAGTGCTGAAGGGCGCCACGGGCCTGGTCAACGGGGCGGGCTATCCCTCGGGCGTGGTCAACTTCATTCGCAAGCGTCCCACGCAGGAATTCCAGGGCAGCCTGTCGGCGGGAGCCGGCTCGTGGGACCGCTACCGCAGCGAAATCGACCTGAGCGGCCCCTTGAGCGAAAGCGGCAAGCTACGGGGCCGCGTCGTGGGCGCCGCCGAGACCCACGGCAGCTTCATGGACCATGCCAAAGGCAAGGAGTCCATCGGCTACGGCATTATCGAAGCCGACCTGTCGCCCCGCACCACCGCGTCCTTCGGCGTGGACTACCAGCAGAACCGGAATGACGGCACCACCAACACTCACTTGCCTTCGCTGTTTTCGGACGGCTCGCAAGTGACGTTCTCGCGTTCGACCAACCCGGCCGATAAGTGGACATGGCGCAACCAGGACACCACGCGCCTGTTCGCGGACATCAGCCACAGGCTGGACAACGGTTGGAACTTCAAGCTGGCCGCCGCGCACCGTGACTACAAGTCGCGCGAGCTGATTTCGGGCATGGGCAGCGCGACGGTGAACGTGGTGGACCACAGCGTAAGCCACGGGTTCTATCCCGGCGGCGCCGCGCGTTTTGACACGGACTCGCGAGAAAACAGTATCGACTTCCAGGCGTCTGGCCCCTACACGCTGTTCGGCCGTCAGCACGACTTGGTGGTCGGCTACAACGCGGCGCGCACGCATGCGCAATCCCGCCGCGAGGACGGTGACACCGACCTCTGGATCAATGATGCGTTCAACTGGAACAACAATGCCACGGAGCCCGGCTCCTACGCCTGGTGGCTGACGCAAGACATGCAGGTCAACCAGAAGATCCTGTATGCCGCGACCGTGCTGCACCCGACGGACCGCTTTGCGTTCATCCTCGGCGGCCGGCTGACGGACTATTCCTGGAGCCAGGACATCCGGTATGCGAATGGCCGCTACGTTGGCTACTCGACGGACGTGAGCAGAAAGCTCATTCCCTACACGGGGGTTACCTACGATCTGGATGCGAACCACACGGTGTACGCCAGCTATACCGACGTGTTCAAGCCCCAGGCCTACAACTTCGATGCGAACAACCGCCAGCTTGACCCGCTGACGGGCAAGAGTGTCGAGCTTGGCGCCAAGGGCGAGTATCTGGATGGGCGCTTGAATGCCAGCGTCGCGCTGTTCCAGCTCAAGCAGGACAACGTGGCCGAGCCCGACCCCAGCGGTGCCTCGACGCCCACCGGCGGTGCGGCCTATATCGCGGTGCCCGGCGTAACCACCCGCGGCATCGAACTGGAAGTCTCCGGCGAAGTGTTGCCGGGCTGGCAAGTGAACGCGGGCTACACCTACAGCCGTTCGCGCGACCGCGACGGCCAGCGCGTCAGCACCACACAACCCGAGCATCTCTTCAAACTGGCGACGGCCTATCGCCTGCGGGGTGACTGGCACCGCCTGACCGTGGGCGGAAACGTGCACTGGCAAGGCAATACCTACTTCACGCAGGAAGTGGACGCGCGCAACCACCGCTTCACGCAGGACAGTTACGCCGTTTTTGGCCTGATGGCGGGATATGACTTCAGCAAGGACGTGCGCCTGACGGTGAACGTGAACAACGTGCTGGACAAGCACTAT